The genomic region TGGGTGGAAGCTGTAAAAAAGCAATTAAAAACTGTGATGTGAACACAACAACATTTAATTGTTCCCTAGAGGGACAATTTGATTTACACTCTTTTTTAGATATATGAATAATATATAACAATAGTTATATTATGAGTCTATGTTCACACAGGCCACATTTGAATGTAAgcaggcaggggtgtcaaactcgtagTTGCGTTTCTCTCAGATAACTGTTGCGAATGAAAACATATAAATGTAAACAATTCATTCCATAGTATTAGAAATACACAAAAGACTATTATTTTGAGATTATAAGTCAAAGAAATGCTAATTTCTTGTTCATTTTTAGTAAGGATTTTCATAACTTCCAAAACTGCTTGGAATATATTGACATATGTGATGAAATTTCTTAAATTTTGGTGCAGATTTTAAGAGAGAAATATAGAAGTAAACACATTATTTGCTATACCACATTTAATTTGAACCTTTGCCTTGAGTTTTACCCCTGTGCACAATCTGAGTGAAACAAGTTAAACATGGTGGCAGTAATCCTCATTCCTTTGACTCCTGAGCAATGCTAACAGTTGAGCCCTTACAAACTGAGAGACTACTACCCTAACCAGATGTACgtaatgtatgaaaaaaaacaaaaacatttttcatcacTTACTTGCAATGCAACCTCACCTCTATTTTTTGCACATCATGCGAGTGCGGTGATTCAAATCCCCGCCCATGATGGATGGTCAAATGGGATTAATTTATTTCGCCATGTTTTCTTCTTTCTACACCAGCATGGATGTTAATTGTAGAATgtgcagaagaaaaaaactcaCAATATTAATTTTGATCGCCGCCCCTTCAATTGCCGTACTTAGGTCACTATCATGACGCATCCACTCTGAGCTCATGTTTTATTACGCAAATAACTAATGACGTGTGATTTTATCCATTTTACACCACGAGCGCTGCTAAATTCCCCTGAATTCCaatgtaattatttttattaacacTGAAAATGACTATGATCGCCAATTTCATCCAAACTTGAGTATAAACACCCGCAATGGTTGCTTAATTACATTTAAGAGTAACTACGATCATCCACGCAAAGGAAATTAATTAATGAAAAATGATTGATTACATCACTTTAAGTGTAAtttgtggtaaaaaaaataacaattaggTATGACGTTATTTTATAAAGTCAATCGTCAAAACACGTACCTCGAGATGAAgttggttgccatggaaacggaAAACAATGTCAGAACGTGAGTTTAGGTTTTGCAACGAGCGTAAAGGCGTCACACTGCCACCTACTGAACCGGAATGTAATATTTCAATGTGGCGCCTCtaacaaaaaagttttttttttttttttaaacaaacaaataaacaaaaacatccaTGACGTTGTATCGTAATTATATCATGAAATGCTTATTCAATCGATCTTGTCCAAAACGTAATTAACAAAATATAGTTATGTTCTAAAATTGaactaaattaaaataaaataaaataaaataaacacagacaaataaaaaaccCGTAATGGAGGGAATTAAGATCATGGCCCCGTTTGCCTTATTTTGTACTTTGTCCTTGATTATTTTGAAATACAGTATAAGTTTTGCTTAAATCCCCAGAAAATATGcaaaagcaataaaactaaaagcaTGTTTCTCCCAATTATCATATTTCATTGAAATACGTAGTAGCATTTGTATTTGTGTCTATTTATTCCGACTGTATACAGCAGATAGTTGgttcttatttttattatgtgtgatGTGAATTTTGTAGACGCTGGTAAGCAACAGGTGAGTCAGCAGCAATTTACCTCGAAGCAAGTGAAGAAAAGTGAACTAACACGGCCATTCCTCATTTATTTTGTCTTTACAATACAACGGGGAATACAAGAGAAGGGCATCAACGGATTATTTATTCCAGCGATTCCTGATCATATCATTAAATCGATGAAACAAGGGTACGCCgccagggagggaaaaaaacaattctgGTAAGGCGGTCACCAGACCTCTGACACGGGTGCAAAAACATCCCACATGTTGACGAGCCCGTGAAGCATCACGCGTACTGCTCGGGACGACGTCCAACTTTCTTCCTctgggaaaagaaaaagaaaacaaccgCAACTTGTTTTAGCGGGTGTTTGGCTCTGGATTGCTTACTTTCTCGAGTTGAAATATTAATATCGTGGCATCATAAGACATTCATGCATGGGATGCttttggggtaaaaaaaaaaaaaaacatgtgcatGAGTTAAGTAAGTTGCGCTGTGCGCAAAGGAGGGGCGCAGCGTGCCCAAGTGAGCGAACGCCGCGGGATGAAACGGCACCAAGGATGTCAACCTTGCTTTGCCACCCACACGAAATCGATTGTATTACCCCCAAGAAGCCGACTGCTCCACATATAAATAGAGACGGGAGAATATTGCTCCAAAGCTGGTGTTGAACAAGAAGATCGAGCTCGCTGCAACCAGGACCAAGTTTATTCGAGGAAGTCAGCTGTGTCCACTCAACACTGTAGTAAGTGTAACACTTGTTTCTCTTTGCAACACTCTAACAAGCATGCAAGTTTTGCACATTTTAAGTCAACATTTTCTGGATTCAATCATGAGATAGAATTGTTTGCCTTTAGTTTTCAATGGACTTGTTTTTGTTGGTTTGTTAGTCATGCAGGTGGAGAGGAAATGGCACATACTCTTGACTTTCCTCCTTCTGCTCATCACCTCCGGCCAATGTGTGGACAACAAGGAGGTCAAGCAGGAGAGAAGAGCCCTGTTGGATTTAATCCTACAGGTgatcagatacagacagcaatgGAACAAACACATTTCCAGGCGTTGCAGTGGGGAACTCTTCACGTCCCTTCAAGACTTGAGGTTGTCCCCCCGTGAAAAGCCTCTGTACGTTCCCAGGCTGGATAACAGTAAACTCATAGGTAAGCTGATAAGATTTATTTTTAGCATGTGATGATCAAAGCATAATCCGTCATTTTAGCGTGGGAGACATCTGTCATTGTCGGCGTCTGAATTGTCCGACTTAGTTTTAAAAGTCTGAGTAAGTTTGACTTATTTGGAAGCTTGCGTATTATTGGACATGGATAACATCTCTTGTACTGTACAATACATGATAGAATTGATCCGTTGCACTTGAagcccaaaaaatatttttgtttgcatAGCCTAACTTTCCACTCGCTGTAA from Syngnathus scovelli strain Florida chromosome 10, RoL_Ssco_1.2, whole genome shotgun sequence harbors:
- the alkal1 gene encoding ALK and LTK ligand 1 isoform X2; protein product: MQVERKWHILLTFLLLLITSGQCVDNKEVKQERRALLDLILQVIRYRQQWNKHISRRCSGELFTSLQDLRLSPREKPLYVPRLDNSKLIEIVPRDLNMKHKFIQHFTGPVKFSSECRTHFDRLYHNTRDCSRPAYYKRCARLLTRLAMSPLCAQS
- the alkal1 gene encoding ALK and LTK ligand 1 isoform X1; translation: MQVERKWHILLTFLLLLITSGQCVDNKEVKQERRALLDLILQVIRYRQQWNKHISRRCSGELFTSLQDLRLSPREKPLYVPRLDNSKLIEIVPRDLNMKHKFIQHFTAGPVKFSSECRTHFDRLYHNTRDCSRPAYYKRCARLLTRLAMSPLCAQS